AAGATTCGCAAAGCGCAATTGTTTCTTTTACATCAGTGAGAGTTGTTCGCGGATTTATTAAACACATACGCAGCACCACTTGCCCATTGAGCACCGTGGTTACTAATAATGCTTCTTTGGAATTTACAACACTTTGTGAAATCCGCTGGTTTAAAGCGTCCAATTTTTTCTCTGAGAGCTTGTTGCCAATTGGGTTATATCTAAAGTTGATAACCGCCAAAGTTGCCGGCGAAATTACTTCCCAATTAGAACTTGTACGAAGAAAGCTTTCGGTAGCTTCTGCCAATTTAATATTGTATGAAATAGCTTTTCTAAATTCGCCCATTCCAAAAGTTTTTACAGACATGTAAAATTTTAATGCGCGGAAACGGCGTGTTAATTCAATCCCGTGATCGTAAAAATTTATCTCGGAAGTATTGCCTTCAATATCGCGAAGGTATTCAGGTTTTTCGGTAAAAGTTCCCTTTAACCACTTGTGATTTTTAATTAATAAACATCCTATTTCATACGGTTGATAAAACCATTTATGTGGATCGACAGTTAAGGAGTCTGCCTTTTCAATTCCTTTCATCGCTTTTTTTCCGTCTTCAGAAAGAATTGCAAAACCTCCGTAAGCCCCATCAATATGAAACCAAATATCTTCCTTTTTACAAATTTTTGCAATCTCCGATAACGGATCTACCGTTCCCGTATTTGTAGTTCCGGCAGTTGCAATTAAGCAAAAAGGCTGCAAACCTTCCAGTCTATCTTTTGCAATTGCGTTCTTTAATTTATTGAGCGAAAATTTAAACTCGCCATCGGTGGGGATTACTCTAATTTGTTCCTTTTTAAAACCGAGCACACGAATGGCCTTAATATTTGAGGAATGCGCTTGGTCTGAAAGATAAATTACTGCCTTGCTAAAATCGTCGCCACATTTTACCGTACGTGCTGTAACCAACGCAGTTAAATTGGCCATTGAACCACCACTCGTAAAAATTCCACCTCCTTTTTTCTGAGGAAAACCGAACATTTTTAACAACCAGTTCATAGTAACTATTTCCATTTCGGCTGCAGCGGGCGAGGCTTGCCAACCTCCAGAAAATATATTAAAACCTGAAGCCAACCCATCTGCCATGGCACTAATATAATTGCTCGGCCCCGGAACAAATGAGTAGGATTTTGGATGCGAAACAATATTGCTTTTGGTCATTACTTCGTTTAAAACAAAATTTAAAACCTTTTGTGGATCGCTGGATTTTTCGGGTGCATCTTCAAGAAATAAATCTTCCATTTCCTCTCGTGACCCAGAAACTACGGGTAGTTTTTCGTTTTGGGTTGCAAAATGCTCCACGATGGCATCAACTACTTTATAACCATAGTGTTTCATTTCGTCATGGCTCAATTCTAACGTTGCTTTATTCTGAATTTTCACGGATGTGTATTTTGAAATTTTAAAGTGCAAAATTACAGTTTTATGAAGGGAAATTAGGCTTTTATATAATAAAAATGCCTTGATGTAAAAACCAAGGCATTTTAAAAAAATTGTAGCACCGAACGTAGTCCAGACCTGTAAAGCGGTCACGTACTGCGATTGAATAAACTATCGCGTTATTTTACAATCATTTTCTTTGTAACCGTTTGTGTATTATTGCTGAATTTCACAAAATACATACCAGGAGATAAGTTAATTGGCAAAGATTGTTGCCCTTCAGAAATTGTTTTTAAAGCAATTAAACTTCCTTGTACATTATAGATTTCAACTTTTTCAAAAACAAAACGGTTGTTGAAGTTAATTTCGTTTTTCACCGGATTTGGATAAAAGTTAAAGTTTTCGGCCGTATTCTCCGCAACACCCAATACGCCACATAAAAAAGGATTAAAAGTAACCTCGCCTAAAGTAGGGTCGTCAACGCTGTGATAAATTACATCTTCTACTTGTTCCGGAGTACTTTCCTGGTTTTCGATCCAGCAGTTATTTTTAGCCATAATCGGGTTTGCCGTGTTGTTGTACAGTGCGTACACTACGCCTCCATTTTCGTTTTCGGCAAAAATATTATTGCCCGGATTACCTGCGTCATCTCCGAGATTTGCCGTAGCTGAGCCTTGTAGTGTAATTCCCCAAAGGTTTCTTCTTATTTGGTTATCCGAAACAATTATTGCAGTTCCAACATTAGAAGCATTGTGGTTTATTCCGCTTCCACCGAGCAAAGGATCTCCCTGAATGTTATTGTCTTCAATTATATTATTTTTTATTTCTGCCGAATCTACATTACCCAAAATAGTAATTCCGTACCGATTGCCGCGAATTGTGTTATTTTCAATTAGCACATTTACATCGCCGCCCACGAAATTGGCAATGGCAATACCGCCAGCTTGGTCTAAAGCAGGATCGCCAATGATTGTATTTTGAATAATCTCTAATGTAGTATTTGCCAATGTGGTACCCAAATTAATTTGCGGTCTGTTAGAATTTGCAATATTGTTACCTTGGATGGTATTGTTGAAAATATAGGCCGAAACAGCCGAATTTGCAGCAGAACCAATTGCCGGATTGCTATTGGATGAAATAGTATTATTGGTAATTTGCGGCGTTCCGCGAGAAAGTTGAATTACAGCACTACTTGTTGTTCCGGAAACATTATTAGTAAGCGTACAGTTATCTATGGAGAAAGTTTCGGTTAAAACTCGCAAACCACCCCCGTAGGTTATGGTTGCATTTTTTATATCTATAGTTGAAAATTCCTCAAAGCGAAAACCGTCGTAGGGTGCGTTTTCGTCTAAAGCTGTAATGGTTACAGCATTTGCATCTACTGTGAAATCGCCAAAAATCGTAACTCTTTTTTCAAAATCAATAAGTAAAGTTAAATCGGCGTCTATTAGCAGCGCGTCATTTTCCGAAATTGTAAGATTTCCCAAAAGCGTGTAGTCACTACCAGAAACAGTAATGGTAGAAGGGCTTGCAGCCGCAATGTCGTCTAGCGAATAGGTAACACCTGTATTTGGAGTTGTGTAATCTTGTGCAATCAAAGCACAGCTTAAAAGTGTAAAGAAGACACTAAAAATAGTTTTTTTCATTTTTAATTATTTTTTAGAATGTGGCAAAAGTAGGGATATGTAATTAAGCAAAAAAGTTATTTAATTGGTTTTACATAATTACAAAAGCGGTAACTTTGAAATATGGTATTATACGTTTTGATGCTATTTTTTATAATCAGCCCCTTTTTTCCTGCAACTGGAAACCCGCATTGGTTTTTCAGAACCGCAGATTTTGTACGATTGCAATCTTTATTTATACAACTAGTTTTACTTGGGCTGTTTTTCTATTTTGAAGAAAACTACTCGGCTTTTAGTTATGCCCTCGCAATAGCTTTAATTGCCAGCGTATTGTATCAGCTCTATAAAGTGTTTCCGTATAGTTTTTTATTTCCAAGAAGAAGATCGCACGCTGCGAGCGATGGCCACGTTTCTATTTTAGCCGGAAATGTTTTGCAAACCAATACAAGCTATCCTCAATTTTTAGCCGAAGTAAAACGATTTAAACCAGATTTGGTTTTGGTAATGGAATCGAACAAAGATTGGGAAAACGGACTTTCAGAACTTGAAAACAACTACCCATTCACCGTAAAAGTACCCTTAGAAAATTTTTACGGAATGCATTTGTATTCTAAAAAAGAATTGAAAAATGTGGAGGTAAAATACCAAATCGAAGGCGATAAGCCTTCAATTTTTTTCGATTACTACACCGATAAGTATTCGCCAATATTTTTCTGCTGTTTACATCCCGCTCCTCCCAGCCCCACTGAAAATGAAACCTCTAAAGAGCGCGATGCAGAGTTAATGATTACAGGAAAACGAATACGAAAACTAGACAAACCAACAGTTGTTTGTGGAGATATGAACGATGTTGTTTGGAGCCGCACCACCCGCCTTTTCAAAAAAATGACGGGAATGATAGATCCGCGTGTAGGCCGTGGTTTCTTTTCTACCTATCATGCTAACTATTTCTTTTTACGATTTCCTTTGGACCATCTATTCCACACGCGCGATCTGTATGTTGGAAAAATGATTCGTTCTAAAAATTTTGGCAGCGATCATTTTGCTATGTATTATGAAATCCATCATAAAAAAAAAGTAAAAACTCCTGAGAATCCTAAATTAAACGGCGAAGAAAAAGAAGAAATTGAGGAGTTAGTAGATGAAGGAAAAAACAATACATAATATTGCCATTCTTTCGTTTTATAATTTAAAATATCCCCTCTCAGTAATCTTTTGTTTTGCGTCTTGTTTTTAGATATTTTTTCCGCCACACACACTACGCAGCTACACAATTTTAAAAGTTTCAAAATTATTGTAACTTCATAGGCTATATCAATAATTTAAATACGGAGCATTATGGAGGATAAAAAATCGAAATTAACAAGACAAACTGGAGCACCTGTTCCAGACAATCAGAATGTACAAACCGCCGGACCACGCGGCCCAATGCTTATGCAAGACGCATGGTTTCTCGAAAAAATGGCGAATTTTGACAGAGAAGTAATTCCCGAAAGGCGAATGCACGCCAAAGGTTCGGGAGCTTTCGGAACATTTACGGTTACGCACGATATCTCGAAATACTCCAAAGCGAAAATTTTTAGTGAAGTGGGCAAAAAAACCGAAATGTTTAGTCGCTTTTCCACCGTTGCCGGGGAAAGAGGCGCTGCCGATGCCGAAAGAGATATTAGGGGTTTTGCCTTAAAATTTTATACCGAAGAAGGTATTTGGGATTTAGTTGGAAATAATACACCTGTTTTTTTCTTCCGTGACCCAATGAAATTTCCAGACTTAAACCACGCCGTAAAGCGCGACCCAAAAACTAATTTGCGGAGCGCCAACAACAACTGGGATTTTTGGACATTGCTACCTGAGGCTTTACACCAAATTACCATTGTTATGAGCGATCGCGGCATTCCAAAAGGTTACAGACATATGCACGGCTTTGGAAGCCATACTTATAGTTTAATAAACAATGACAACGTTAGGCACTGGGTGAAATTCCATTTTATTACCCAACAAGGTATTAAAAATCTAACGGATAAAGAAGCCGCAGAATTAGTGGGTATTGATAGAGAGTCTTCGCAAAGAGACTTGTTTGACGCCATTGAAAAGAAAGATTTTCCAAAGTGGAAGATGTTTATTCAGGTTATGACCGAAGAGCAGGCAAAAACATATCGCTTTCACCCTTTCGATTTAACCAAGGTTTGGTCTAAAAAAGATTTTCCACTTATTCCTGTAGGTGAATTTGCATTAAACCGAAACCCCGAAAATTATTTTCAAGATGTTGAACAGGCAGCTTTTAACCCAACGAATATAGTACCTGGAATTGGCTTTTCTCCAGATAAAATGCTACAAGGACGATTGTTTTCGTACGGTGATGCACAACGTTATAGATTGGGGGTAAATCATTACCAAATTCCTGTAAATAAACCTACCTGCCCGTATCACGCTTATCACAGAGATGGCGCTATGCGCGTAGACGGCAATTATGGAGCAACCAAACATTACGAGCCAAACAGCTACGGACAATGGCAAGAACAGCCCGATGCAAAAGAACCACCGTTGGAATTAAATGGCGATGCCTATGCCCATAATTTTAGAGATGACGATGAAGATTACTACACACAACCAGGCGATTTATTCCGCATAATAAAGAGCGATGGGAAAGCACAGCAATTGTTTGATAATACTGCAGCTCAAGTAGGGGGTGCAGAAAAGTTTATTCAGATTCGCCATATTAGAAATTGCTATAAAGCAGATCCAGAATATGGCGAAGGTGTGGCTAAAGCGCTGGATTTAACAATGGAAGAAGTTGATAGTTTTGACATGGCTCCATATAACAGATGGGCCCCCAGCCCCTCACAACGATAAACTCACAAATCATTATATAAAAAAAGCCGACTAGTTAAAGTCGGCTTTTTTGTTTAGTACAGGCGGAGAGACTCGAACTCTCACACCGTAAGGCACTAGATCCTAAGTCTAGCGTGTCTACCAATTCCACCACGCCTGCATTAAATTCTCCCACAAAAGTTATTACTTATTGTAAAAGGAGTGCAAATATAAACAAGAATTTTATTTTTCAACCAAATCTTTTCGGAAAATTTTCAATGTCATAAAATATCTATATTTCTTCAATGAAGGAGGGTTGTTTTTGTAACTTCGCTTTTATTCAAATAGTAATTTATGAAAAGCGCAAAACCTTACATTGAAAAAAATAAAGATCGATTTATAGACGAATTGGTTTCACTATTGAAAATACCTTCTATCAGTGCAGATTCAGCCTATAAAAAGGATGTTTTAAAAACTGCCGAAGCAGTAAAAAATCAACTTAAAAAAGCAGGCTGCGACACAGTTGAAATCTGCGAAACACCCGGGTATCCTATTGTTTACGGTGAAAAAATAATAAACAAAAAATTGCCCACTATTTTGGTATACGGACATTACGATGTGCAGCCGCCAGATCCATTGGATTTGTGGGATAGCCCGCCATTTGAGCCGGTAATTAAAAAAACCAAGCTACATCCTGAAGGCGCTATTTTTGCCCGCGGAAGTTGCGACGATAAAGGCCAAATGTATATGCACGTAAAAGCGCTGGAATATATGACCGAAACCAATCAATTGCCTTGCAACGTGAAGTTTATGATTGAAGGCGAAGAGGAAGTGGGTAGCAGCAGCTTAGAGTGGTTTGTAACCCGAAACCGAGAAAAACTCGCTAATGATGTTATTTTAATTAGCGATACCGGTATGATTTCTAAAGACGTACCCTCAATAACTACGGGACTTCGCGGCTTGAGTTATGTAGAGGTGGAAGTTACGGGACCAAATCGCGATCTGCACAGCGGTCTTTACGGCGGTGCAGTGGCAAACCCAATAAACGTTTTAACTAAAATGATTGCGTCCCTTCACGACGAAAACAACCATATTACCATTCCAGGATTTTATGATGATGTTGAAGAACTTTCAACCGATGAACGCGCAAAAATGGCAGAAGCTCCATTCAACTTAAAAGATTACGAAGCATCTATTGATATCGACTCCGTTTATGGGGAAAAAGGATATTCCACAAACGAGCGAAATAGCATTCGCCCAACTTTAGATGTTAACGGTATTTGGGGCGGCTACATTGGTGAAGGTGCAAAAACAGTTATTGCTAGTCAAGCTTTTGCCAAAATAAGTATGCGATTGGTGCCAGACCAAGATTGGAGAAAAATTACGGAACTTTTTAAAAATCATTTTGAAAGTATTGCTCCAAAAGGCGTTCGCGTTAAGGTAAAACCGCATCACGGCGGGCAGGCGTATGTTACCCCGATTGATAGTCTGGGTTACAAAGCTGCTGAAAAAGCGTATGAGGCAACCTTCGGCAAAACGCCTATTCCGCAGCGAAGCGGTGGTAGCATTCCAATTGTAGCGCTGTTTGAAAAAGAATTAAAAAGCAAAACAATCTTAATGGGATTTGGATTGGATAGCGATGCCATCCACTCGCCAAACGAGCATTTTGGTATTTGGAATTACCTAAAAGGAATAGAAACCATTCCACAATTTTATCATTATTTTACTAAAATGAGTTCATAAAAAATAATCTCCACACCTCCCTTTTAGCGGGGAGGTTCGGTGGAGAAATAAATTGTTATATGTACTCAGCAAAATTCTAAATTGTTAAGCCTACACTGTTTTTTAGGATAAATTCATTCCCATTTAAATTGGAATGTAATTAACCGCGTAAACTTTTAAATAGAATTTTAAAACATAATTTCGCTATCTTTAGGATTAGATTCCTCACCAAAGAATCTAAATTGTGAAGCGAAAAAATAGCTTTTGGAATGAACTAAAACGACGTAACGTAATAAAAAGCGCAATTTCGTATGTAGTTGTGGCGTGGTTACTTATACGTATTGTTGCGCTATTGGGAGATATTTTGGAAATGCCGCTATGGATTTCAAAAAGCCTGTTTTACCTACTTTTAATAGGTTTCCCCTTTTATTTATTGGGTTCTTGGATTTATGAATTTACTCCCACAGGCATAAAAAGAACCAGTAAAGTAACCGAATCTGCTTCCATTCGAAAAAAAACCGGAAAACGTCTCAATAAAATCATAATTGCCTTCTTAGTTTTAATACTCGCAGTTTTAATTGTTGACAGGTTTATTATAACCGACAAAAAAGCCGAAAACAACATTAGTAGTTTAGTTTTAGCGACAAACGCTACGACCATAGCCGTACTTCCATTTCAAGATTTTTCGGAACAAAAGGACAACGCCTATTTTGCCGACGGACTTACCGAAGAACTTCTCAATCTGCTGTCGCAAGTAACCAATCTAAAAGTAACTTCACGAACCTCAACATTTTCTTTTAAAAATTCTGAACTAAAAATTACCGACATCGCCAAAAAACTAAATGTTTCGTACATTTTAGAAGGAAGTGTTCGCAAATCGGGAAACCTTCTTCGTATTACTGCACAGCTCATCGATGCAAAGAACGATAAACACTTGTGGTCTGAAACATACGACAGAACTTTAGATAACATATTTGTAATTCAGGACGAAGTATCGGAAGCTGTTGTAAAAGCGTTGGAAATTAATTTATTGGACACAAAACCCCTTCCAAAATCTAAAAAAACAAATCCCGAAGCATATAAATTGTATTTACAGGCAATTCACGAATCGCATTTTTCCAGCGATCCCCAACAATTAATACAGGCTGTATCTTTTGCAAAACAAGCTTTGGCAATAGACAGCAACTACGTTCCGGCTTGGTTATTATTGGCAAATATATATCAAACACAGGCCAACAACGGCACCTTAACTTTTGACGAGGGCTATGGTTTGGCGACAAAAGCAGCAAAGAAAGTGTTGGAAATTGAGCCAAATAATGCCTTAGCATACGCCTACCTAGCCGATATTGAATTAGGATATAACTGGGATTTTACCAAAGCCAAAAAACTTAATGCAATTGCGCTAAAACTAGACGGTTCCAATCCCGAAATAATAAACTTAACTGCGGTACTTGCCATTGCACTTGGCAATATTGAAAAAGCCTTGCGGCTGCAGGAATATTCGGCAAGTTTAGACCCTCTTAACCCAGACATATATTACCAATTGGTAAACGTATATTATTGTGCAAATAGGCTCGACGAAGCCGTAGATGCTGCCAAGAAATGTATAGAATTACAACCCAATCGGTATGCCATTCATTATTATTACACAAGGGTTTTATTACAGCAGAATAAACCAAATGAAGCTCTTGAAGCTATAAAGGCAGAGAAAGATGAAGGATGGCGCTTACAGATGTATGCCGATATCTACTTTAAATTAAATGAAAAAGAAAAATCTGATGCATATCTGAACGAACTTATTTTAAAATATGAGCAAGAAATGGCGTACCAAATTGCCGAAAGCTATTCGTTTAGACGCGATACCGAAAACGCTTTTAAATGGCTAGACATAGCATACAAACTGCACGATGTAGGATTAAACGAAGTGCTTTCCGAACCGCGTTTTAGAAATTTACACAACGATAAAAGATGGCAACTCTTTATAGAAAAGATGGGTTTTCCCGAAACAGCTAACGATACCCAATGAATCTAAACGAATTTTTTAATGAGTTAAAAAGAAGAAATGTCTTTAAAGGCACAGTTTCCTATTTGGTGTTTTCTTGGGTTCTGCTACAGGTTATCGCCATACTCAGCCCCATAATAAATGCCCCGGCCTGGTTTGGCAAAATGTTGCTAATTATTTTAATTGTGCTTTTGCCCGTTTGGATTTGCATTTCATGGTTCTTTGAAATTACGGCTGATGGTATAAAAAAAACAAAGAATGTTCCAAGAGAAAAATCAATTTCACAAAAAACAGGGCAAAAACTCAACACTTTTATCATTGCGTTTTTGGCCCTGGCAATAATTTTATTGTTTGTAGATAGATTTAGATTACGGGCCGAAAAAAAAGAAACCGCCATTGCTACAGAAACAATTCCCGAAAAATCTATTGCAGTTTTACCCTTTTCAGATATCACCCCCGATAAGCAACAGGGTTATTTTGCCGATGGATTGGCAGAAGAGGTGCTTAATTCATTGGTGAAAATAAACGAACTGCAAGTTACCTCCCGCACCTCTGCTTTTTCGTTTAAAAACAAAGCTATGGACCTGCCCGAAATTGCAAAAGCACTTCACGTTAGTTATATTCTCGAAGGCAGTGTACGCGCCCAGGACAGCACACTACGGGTAAGCGTAAATCTTGTGGAAACAAAAACCGACAACAATATTTGGTCTCAAACTTGGGAAAAAGAACTGAAAAACATTTTTAAAATTCAAAATGAAATCGCTGAGGCTGTTGCAGAAAATCTTCAGTTACGCATTCTCGACAATATAATTCCGAAGGTTAAAGAATCTAACACCGAAGCGTACGAATTGTTTTTAGAAGGCAGATACGTTTTTAGAAGTAACATTGACGAGGCTTCGCTAATAGAATCTGAGCAGTTAATAAAACAATCCCTGGCTATTGATTCTACCTACGTTCCCGCATTAGTGCTTTTAGGAAATATTTATCACGTGCAAAACAATTACGGAACAATAGATTTTGAACAGGCAAAAAAAGTTACTTCGCAAATTGCTGAAAGAGCAATAAAAGCAGACAGTACCTATGCCGAAACGTATGCTTTTATGGCATTATCCTCCTTAGAATATGAAAACGATATCGGCAAAGCCGCTAAACTTACAAACAAAGCATTAAGCTTAGAGCCCAATAATGAAACTGCTTTGCACAGAGCATCAGAGATAGCATTACTCCGAGGCAATGCAGAAGAAGCAATAAACATTCTTAAAAAAGTGCTTGCGATAGATCCTTTGAATGCCAACAATTACTATGCGCTGGCAAACACATATTACATGGCTAAAAAATTTCCGGAAGCCGAATTAAATATTAAAAAATCTATAAAATTAGACCCAGATCAAGATTTGGCATATTCGCAACTTGCACTTACATTAATGTATCAAAAACGGTACAAAGAAGCTTTAAAAGTTATAGAAAAAGAACCTTTAGAAGGGTTTCAATTACATGTACAAGCTATGATATATTATTTTTTGGGCGATACGGAAAAATCTGATGCCGCGTTAAATAAACTTACCAAAGAATTTGAAAAAGCATGGGGCTTCCAAATTGCCAGTACCTATGCCGTGCTCAATAACGAAACCCAAATGTATTTTTGGTTAGAGAAAGCCAGAACCAACAATGATCTCGGATTAATAGAATTACCGTATGAACCTACTTTTGAGCCCTATAGAGACCAACCTCGCTTTAAAGAATTTATTAAAAAGCTGAATTATAAATACTAGCCTATATTTTCTTTACAAAATCTGTGATAATCACAATTTGTTGGCCATCTACTTTACCTTCAATATATTTTTCGTTTTCGTGATCGAGCGAAATTCTGCGTACGGCCGTTCCCTGCTTGGCAACCATACTGCTACCTTTCACTTTTAAATCTTTTATCAAAACTACAGAATCGCCCGCTTCCAAAATAACACCGTTGCTATCGCGATGAATAACGGCATCGGCTTTTGCTTCTGCTACACCTGCCTTTGCCCATTCCTTTGTTGCGTCTTCCAGATACATCATATCCAGCAAATCCTGTGGCCAACCTTCGGCTTTTAAACGGGTTAGCATGCGCCAAGCCATAACCTGTACTGCAGGAACTGTACTCCACATACTATCATTCAAGCATCGCCAATGGTTTGCATCTACTTTTTCTGGGTCTTCTATTTGTTCATTACAAGTATGGCAGATTAAAATAGTTGTTTCGGCCACGTCTGTTGGGGAATTTGGCACTTCAAAAACCCTAAGATTTTCTTCGTTTCCGCAAAGTTCACATTTGTTATCGCTTCGCTGTTGTAATTCTTTCTCTAAACTCATCTTAAAATAATTTGGGTCAAAGATATTCTTTTGAACTCGAAACCGAAACCCAAATCGAGACCAGTTCATAACTTTAAAAAGGTTTTGGTTACGACTTTGAAATTTGGGATTTGTCATTTGAAAATTTTTTAACCTCTACATTTGTAGAATTAAAATAATTGTTCTACGTTTGTAGAGTTAGTTTTAAAAATACAAAGATGACGCTCTCAAATGCCGAAGAACAATTAATGCAGCTCCTCTGGAAAAAGGAGCGTGCAATTATGAAAGATTTAGTTGAAGCTTATCCAGAACCAAAACCTGCCACAACTACCGTTGCCACGCTTTTAAAACGCATGCAGGACAAAAGGTTTGTAGATTACGTACAACTGGGGCGATCGCGCGAATATTTCCCATTGGTGAAAAAGAAAGATTATTTTTCAAAACACGTAAATGGGTTGATAAAAAATTTCTTTAACAACAGTCCGTCGCAATTTGCTTCATTTTTTACGGAAGAAACCAATCTTTCCAAAAAAGAGCTGGAGGAATTAAAGGCTCTAATAGATTCAGAAATTAAAAAGAAGTAGTTATGGTAGTATATTTACTGAAATCCGCAGCCATTCTAACAGTTCTTTTCGCATTTTACAAAATTGTTTTGGAAAAAACCTCCATGCACACTTTTAAGCGTTTTTATTTATTGGGAAGCTTTTGCGCCGCTTTTTTTATTCCTCTAATAACCTTTACCAGTTATGTAGCAATATCGCCGAGCGTTACTATTTATAACGACCAAATTTTGCAACCCATACACGCCGAAACCAAAATAACGATAAATTATTGGCCGTTTGTTTTATGGACAATTTACGGTTTGGGAGTATTGTTTTTTAGTGTGAAATTTATTCGAAATCTGCTGGCATTAGTTCAGAGAATTCAACAAAATCCAAAATATAAAAACAGTAGTTTTATTCATGTGCTTTTAAGCGAAACTGTTGTTCCACATACATTTTTCAACTATATTTTTTTAAATAAAATACAGTTTACAAACGGTGAAATCCCCGCCGAAGTTATGCAGCATGAAGAAACCCACGCACGGCAAAATCACAGTTTAGATATACTTTTAGTCGAAATTTTACAAATTGTATTTTGGTTTAACCCCCTATTCGCTTTCTTAAAAAGCAGTATTAAGCTAAACCACGAATTTTTGGCAGACCAAGCAGTATTGAACTCTGGCGCGCAAACTTCGGAATATCAAAAAATACTACTTGCATTCTCATCAAATGCTTTAACGCCCTCGTTGGCACATTCACTCAATTATTCATCAATCAAAAAACGTTTTACAGTTATGAAAATACACACGTCAAAAAGAGCCATTTGGC
This region of Aequorivita marisscotiae genomic DNA includes:
- a CDS encoding pyridoxal phosphate-dependent decarboxylase family protein encodes the protein MKHYGYKVVDAIVEHFATQNEKLPVVSGSREEMEDLFLEDAPEKSSDPQKVLNFVLNEVMTKSNIVSHPKSYSFVPGPSNYISAMADGLASGFNIFSGGWQASPAAAEMEIVTMNWLLKMFGFPQKKGGGIFTSGGSMANLTALVTARTVKCGDDFSKAVIYLSDQAHSSNIKAIRVLGFKKEQIRVIPTDGEFKFSLNKLKNAIAKDRLEGLQPFCLIATAGTTNTGTVDPLSEIAKICKKEDIWFHIDGAYGGFAILSEDGKKAMKGIEKADSLTVDPHKWFYQPYEIGCLLIKNHKWLKGTFTEKPEYLRDIEGNTSEINFYDHGIELTRRFRALKFYMSVKTFGMGEFRKAISYNIKLAEATESFLRTSSNWEVISPATLAVINFRYNPIGNKLSEKKLDALNQRISQSVVNSKEALLVTTVLNGQVVLRMCLINPRTTLTDVKETIALCESFAAEKALV
- a CDS encoding endonuclease/exonuclease/phosphatase family protein: MVLYVLMLFFIISPFFPATGNPHWFFRTADFVRLQSLFIQLVLLGLFFYFEENYSAFSYALAIALIASVLYQLYKVFPYSFLFPRRRSHAASDGHVSILAGNVLQTNTSYPQFLAEVKRFKPDLVLVMESNKDWENGLSELENNYPFTVKVPLENFYGMHLYSKKELKNVEVKYQIEGDKPSIFFDYYTDKYSPIFFCCLHPAPPSPTENETSKERDAELMITGKRIRKLDKPTVVCGDMNDVVWSRTTRLFKKMTGMIDPRVGRGFFSTYHANYFFLRFPLDHLFHTRDLYVGKMIRSKNFGSDHFAMYYEIHHKKKVKTPENPKLNGEEKEEIEELVDEGKNNT
- a CDS encoding dipeptidase: MKSAKPYIEKNKDRFIDELVSLLKIPSISADSAYKKDVLKTAEAVKNQLKKAGCDTVEICETPGYPIVYGEKIINKKLPTILVYGHYDVQPPDPLDLWDSPPFEPVIKKTKLHPEGAIFARGSCDDKGQMYMHVKALEYMTETNQLPCNVKFMIEGEEEVGSSSLEWFVTRNREKLANDVILISDTGMISKDVPSITTGLRGLSYVEVEVTGPNRDLHSGLYGGAVANPINVLTKMIASLHDENNHITIPGFYDDVEELSTDERAKMAEAPFNLKDYEASIDIDSVYGEKGYSTNERNSIRPTLDVNGIWGGYIGEGAKTVIASQAFAKISMRLVPDQDWRKITELFKNHFESIAPKGVRVKVKPHHGGQAYVTPIDSLGYKAAEKAYEATFGKTPIPQRSGGSIPIVALFEKELKSKTILMGFGLDSDAIHSPNEHFGIWNYLKGIETIPQFYHYFTKMSS
- a CDS encoding T9SS type A sorting domain-containing protein — its product is MKKTIFSVFFTLLSCALIAQDYTTPNTGVTYSLDDIAAASPSTITVSGSDYTLLGNLTISENDALLIDADLTLLIDFEKRVTIFGDFTVDANAVTITALDENAPYDGFRFEEFSTIDIKNATITYGGGLRVLTETFSIDNCTLTNNVSGTTSSAVIQLSRGTPQITNNTISSNSNPAIGSAANSAVSAYIFNNTIQGNNIANSNRPQINLGTTLANTTLEIIQNTIIGDPALDQAGGIAIANFVGGDVNVLIENNTIRGNRYGITILGNVDSAEIKNNIIEDNNIQGDPLLGGSGINHNASNVGTAIIVSDNQIRRNLWGITLQGSATANLGDDAGNPGNNIFAENENGGVVYALYNNTANPIMAKNNCWIENQESTPEQVEDVIYHSVDDPTLGEVTFNPFLCGVLGVAENTAENFNFYPNPVKNEINFNNRFVFEKVEIYNVQGSLIALKTISEGQQSLPINLSPGMYFVKFSNNTQTVTKKMIVK
- a CDS encoding catalase, whose amino-acid sequence is MEDKKSKLTRQTGAPVPDNQNVQTAGPRGPMLMQDAWFLEKMANFDREVIPERRMHAKGSGAFGTFTVTHDISKYSKAKIFSEVGKKTEMFSRFSTVAGERGAADAERDIRGFALKFYTEEGIWDLVGNNTPVFFFRDPMKFPDLNHAVKRDPKTNLRSANNNWDFWTLLPEALHQITIVMSDRGIPKGYRHMHGFGSHTYSLINNDNVRHWVKFHFITQQGIKNLTDKEAAELVGIDRESSQRDLFDAIEKKDFPKWKMFIQVMTEEQAKTYRFHPFDLTKVWSKKDFPLIPVGEFALNRNPENYFQDVEQAAFNPTNIVPGIGFSPDKMLQGRLFSYGDAQRYRLGVNHYQIPVNKPTCPYHAYHRDGAMRVDGNYGATKHYEPNSYGQWQEQPDAKEPPLELNGDAYAHNFRDDDEDYYTQPGDLFRIIKSDGKAQQLFDNTAAQVGGAEKFIQIRHIRNCYKADPEYGEGVAKALDLTMEEVDSFDMAPYNRWAPSPSQR